The Sporocytophaga myxococcoides genome window below encodes:
- a CDS encoding type IX secretion system membrane protein PorP/SprF: MSGFRLIILVIFITPSFVRGQSRSEVPDLFDQFFNNYYLLNPAAQDTSYKFKIRGENRTQTGLFEGISKLYADADFKIREKDGRSQFIGLQAVNFKEGDFINRSRLYGRYSWRTNLSEYSSLSAGAAFGIVNYNFRGSQAGAGGSSTVMDGSAGIWYSWKSLYLGVAGQQILRNKLQPINQEFQLDRYWNCNMLYSFQISHFLDFTPHLYTRLQKGTDNVQLAGIFDIYDLASAGVNLKYKRGIAFIVGLKNLKVGNSAFSFYASYLAGTNSPSILDDNAVEFYLSFQR, translated from the coding sequence GTGTCCGGATTCAGACTAATTATATTAGTAATTTTTATTACTCCTTCTTTTGTCAGAGGCCAGTCCCGATCAGAAGTCCCGGATCTCTTCGATCAGTTTTTTAATAATTATTACTTACTTAATCCTGCAGCTCAAGATACAAGCTATAAATTTAAAATCAGGGGAGAAAACAGAACTCAAACAGGGCTTTTTGAGGGGATAAGTAAGCTTTATGCTGACGCAGATTTTAAAATAAGAGAAAAAGATGGACGATCTCAATTCATTGGATTGCAGGCTGTAAATTTTAAAGAAGGTGATTTTATAAACAGAAGCAGGCTTTATGGAAGGTATTCCTGGAGGACAAATCTTTCGGAATATTCTTCATTGTCAGCTGGAGCAGCTTTCGGAATAGTGAATTACAATTTCAGAGGTTCTCAGGCTGGAGCTGGCGGAAGTTCAACTGTTATGGACGGAAGTGCTGGTATATGGTATAGTTGGAAAAGCCTTTATTTGGGAGTTGCAGGTCAGCAAATATTAAGGAATAAGCTTCAACCTATAAATCAAGAGTTTCAGTTGGACAGATATTGGAATTGCAATATGTTATATAGTTTTCAGATATCGCATTTTCTTGATTTTACTCCCCATTTATATACGAGATTGCAAAAAGGAACTGATAATGTTCAGCTAGCTGGGATTTTTGATATTTATGATTTGGCAAGTGCAGGTGTAAATTTAAAATATAAAAGAGGCATTGCGTTTATTGTCGGGTTAAAAAATTTAAAAGTAGGAAACTCCGCTTTCTCATTTTATGCTTCTTATTTGGCTGGTACAAACAGCCCGTCAATATTGGATGACAATGCCGTGGAATTTTATCTGAGCTTTCAACGCTGA
- a CDS encoding T9SS type A sorting domain-containing protein yields MKNTLFLLPILMLLMWIQQSAIAQATNTWKNVAIGAGGFVSSIITSKTEANLVYARTDVGGAYRWDPVKNVWIPLTDWVSDSETGYLGVEALAIDPQDSKKVYMLVGIDYFNGGKTAILRSSDYGNTFSVTEVTAQFKAHGNGMGRQNGEKLVVDPNLSTLLFCGTRRNGLFKSTNSGATWSKVSALNVASTPNDNGISFVLIDPASGTKGSASKTIFAGVSRTGTNLYVSKDGGATFNAISGGPTDFMPQRAVLAADGNLFITYANGAGPHGHWSAPEPMDDGAIWKYNTKTGTWTNVTPSGYARAFAGICVDPNNSNRLVASTINTYLPHNNAWGDRIFLSTNGGTSWTDLFAGGMTLDANGCPWIANQAIHWAGSIEFDPFNTAKVWVTSGNGVFKTENVNASKTTWKFMQNGLEETVPLDMVSIPGGPLVSAIGDYDGFVHTDITKYYSRHTPNTGTTTGIAFASKNTSVMLRVGNDMYYSTNQGGSWTKCDKNGLSGVKGSVAISADGKVFLACPENSSTTYRSTDNGNSWTACSGINITGAFPVADAENPKKFYAFNESSGTMLVSTDGGVSFSTSGNAGSGGSRVIRSAPGKEGHLWVPLWNGLVRSTNSGQTFTKVNNVTYCGAVGLGKEAPGKSYPTIYIWGTINNVIGVYRSVDEGATWVRVNDNEHEFGGPGNAKMVLGDMNVYGRVYMSTAGRGIVYTETGTPDCAGVIGGSAYLDNCSTCVGGTTEKQPCVADCNGDFGGTAFKDNCDVCVGGKTGKTACVKDCNGVFGGTALIDNCNICVGGNTGKFACVKDCHGEYGGKAYLDNCQTCVGGSTGMTACSKDCNGDWGGTASLDVCNVCSGGKTGKVPVVNQRECTITSIDNIQSGEMVSVYPNPFNTDFTIASEGQFYYTIINFTGNTVAFGAAEGLLVLGADLSAGMYLVKVEKAGKTTIRKVVKY; encoded by the coding sequence ATGAAGAATACACTATTCTTATTACCAATTTTAATGCTTTTAATGTGGATTCAGCAATCTGCAATTGCTCAAGCTACGAATACCTGGAAAAATGTTGCAATAGGAGCTGGTGGGTTTGTATCAAGTATTATCACAAGTAAAACCGAAGCTAATTTAGTGTATGCACGAACAGATGTGGGTGGAGCTTACAGATGGGATCCCGTTAAAAATGTTTGGATTCCTCTTACGGATTGGGTTTCTGATAGTGAAACAGGATATCTTGGTGTAGAAGCACTGGCTATAGATCCTCAGGATTCTAAGAAGGTTTATATGCTGGTAGGGATAGATTATTTTAATGGAGGTAAAACAGCTATTCTTCGTTCCAGTGACTATGGAAATACTTTTTCAGTAACAGAAGTCACAGCTCAATTTAAAGCACATGGCAATGGCATGGGACGTCAGAATGGTGAAAAACTGGTTGTAGATCCGAATTTAAGTACTTTACTTTTTTGTGGAACCAGAAGAAACGGTCTTTTTAAAAGCACTAATTCAGGTGCTACATGGAGTAAAGTGAGTGCTTTAAATGTTGCCAGCACGCCTAATGATAATGGTATCAGTTTCGTTCTGATCGATCCTGCAAGTGGAACTAAAGGTAGTGCTTCAAAAACAATTTTTGCCGGTGTTTCCCGGACAGGAACTAACTTATATGTAAGTAAAGATGGAGGGGCTACTTTCAATGCTATTTCTGGTGGTCCTACCGACTTTATGCCTCAGAGAGCAGTACTCGCTGCTGATGGAAACTTGTTCATTACTTATGCTAATGGAGCAGGACCGCACGGGCACTGGAGCGCTCCCGAGCCTATGGATGATGGGGCAATCTGGAAATACAACACTAAAACAGGAACATGGACTAATGTAACACCTTCAGGCTACGCTAGAGCTTTTGCAGGTATTTGTGTTGATCCTAACAATTCAAACAGGCTTGTAGCTTCTACTATCAACACATACCTTCCTCATAACAATGCCTGGGGAGATAGAATCTTTCTCAGTACAAATGGTGGAACATCCTGGACAGATCTTTTTGCAGGTGGTATGACACTGGATGCAAATGGTTGCCCGTGGATTGCTAATCAGGCAATACATTGGGCAGGATCTATTGAATTTGACCCATTTAATACAGCAAAAGTCTGGGTGACTTCAGGAAATGGTGTTTTCAAGACGGAAAATGTCAATGCATCAAAGACAACATGGAAGTTTATGCAAAATGGCCTTGAAGAAACAGTGCCTCTTGACATGGTGAGCATTCCTGGAGGACCTCTGGTTTCAGCAATAGGTGATTATGATGGATTTGTTCATACGGATATTACTAAATATTATTCCAGACATACTCCAAATACTGGTACTACGACAGGTATTGCATTTGCATCTAAAAATACAAGTGTAATGCTACGTGTTGGAAATGATATGTATTACTCTACAAATCAAGGTGGAAGCTGGACGAAGTGTGATAAAAATGGTCTAAGCGGTGTTAAGGGTAGTGTAGCAATATCTGCAGATGGAAAAGTATTCCTCGCTTGTCCTGAGAATTCTTCCACCACTTACAGATCTACAGACAATGGAAATTCATGGACAGCATGTTCGGGCATAAACATAACAGGAGCTTTTCCTGTAGCCGATGCTGAAAATCCCAAAAAGTTTTACGCTTTCAATGAATCAAGCGGTACTATGCTGGTAAGCACAGATGGTGGTGTTTCTTTCAGTACTTCAGGAAATGCAGGATCAGGTGGATCCCGAGTCATTCGCTCTGCTCCGGGCAAAGAAGGACATCTCTGGGTGCCACTTTGGAATGGCCTGGTTAGGTCGACTAATTCAGGACAAACATTTACCAAAGTTAACAATGTAACTTATTGCGGTGCAGTAGGGCTGGGTAAAGAAGCTCCGGGTAAAAGTTATCCTACCATTTATATATGGGGAACAATAAATAATGTCATAGGTGTTTACCGCTCAGTAGATGAAGGTGCTACCTGGGTAAGAGTAAATGATAACGAACATGAGTTCGGAGGACCTGGCAATGCCAAAATGGTGCTGGGAGATATGAATGTATATGGAAGAGTATACATGAGCACGGCGGGAAGGGGGATCGTATATACAGAAACCGGAACCCCGGATTGTGCAGGAGTAATAGGCGGCTCAGCCTATCTTGATAATTGTAGTACCTGTGTTGGCGGAACCACCGAAAAACAGCCATGTGTGGCAGACTGTAACGGAGATTTTGGAGGTACAGCTTTCAAAGACAACTGTGATGTTTGTGTAGGAGGAAAAACAGGCAAAACAGCCTGTGTGAAAGATTGCAATGGTGTTTTTGGTGGGACTGCACTTATAGACAATTGTAATATTTGTGTAGGCGGAAATACTGGTAAATTTGCCTGCGTAAAAGATTGCCATGGCGAATATGGCGGAAAAGCTTATTTGGACAACTGTCAGACCTGTGTTGGCGGTAGCACAGGGATGACAGCTTGCTCCAAAGATTGTAATGGAGACTGGGGCGGCACAGCATCCTTAGACGTCTGTAATGTTTGTTCGGGTGGAAAAACAGGAAAAGTGCCTGTTGTAAATCAAAGAGAGTGTACTATTACATCCATTGATAATATTCAATCTGGTGAGATGGTATCAGTTTATCCAAATCCTTTTAATACTGATTTTACTATTGCATCAGAGGGGCAGTTTTATTATACTATTATCAACTTCACTGGTAATACAGTGGCATTTGGTGCAGCAGAAGGTCTATTGGTGTTAGGTGCTGATCTTTCAGCAGGCATGTATCTTGTAAAAGTTGAAAAGGCTGGTAAAACAACAATCAGAAAGGTTGTAAAATACTAA
- a CDS encoding DinB family protein, giving the protein MKDEQKSIRIQLLNMLEKDQAHISFEDAVKGIDYKTAGKSETIFPYNIWQLSSHIQFTQKDILEFCTNTKYQEPKWPDDYWPADTEPTIQQWQECLRNFKEDRNSFVNLIKDSSSNLLAPIPNGTGQNLLREAILICDHTAYHTGQIVLLRKLLRIW; this is encoded by the coding sequence ATGAAAGATGAACAGAAAAGCATTCGGATTCAACTTTTGAACATGCTGGAAAAAGACCAGGCCCACATCTCATTTGAAGACGCAGTTAAGGGTATAGATTACAAAACGGCAGGAAAATCAGAAACAATTTTCCCATATAATATCTGGCAACTAAGTTCCCATATTCAGTTTACACAAAAAGATATTCTTGAATTTTGTACCAATACCAAATATCAAGAACCAAAGTGGCCTGATGATTACTGGCCTGCAGATACTGAACCTACAATTCAGCAATGGCAAGAGTGCCTACGCAATTTCAAAGAGGATAGAAATTCTTTTGTAAATTTGATCAAAGACTCTTCTTCTAATCTTCTGGCCCCTATTCCAAATGGGACAGGGCAAAACCTTTTAAGGGAAGCCATATTAATCTGCGATCATACAGCTTACCATACAGGTCAGATAGTTCTTTTAAGGAAGTTATTAAGAATTTGGTGA
- a CDS encoding PstS family phosphate ABC transporter substrate-binding protein yields MNKLLLIFFAVFIFSCDGTNTLNLSSAVLENSVTEIKKDTTLENKVSNQIKISIKGSTTVAPVMEKLISRFEKKNNLYVFHIEASGSQSGIETLKTQDADIAMTSAIMNENHKYDFHKRKLDFVELYLGGDALAIIVNVNNKVRGLTKEMVKEIFTGNINEWEVSTGLNKQIRIFGRDSTSGTYRYFKEQILNNENFSETTVHLKNSKDIIDSVRKYQNAIGYVSFAQLNYSVEPLDISFDKGKTFIKLRNEHVENFHYKFVRPLYLYYTADTYIKLKAFIDFIKSEEGKEIIFNEGYIPVSSSLISGKHHKEIQ; encoded by the coding sequence GTGAACAAGTTATTATTGATATTCTTTGCCGTATTCATATTCTCCTGTGATGGCACTAATACCTTAAATCTTTCTTCAGCAGTTTTAGAAAATTCTGTTACTGAAATTAAAAAAGATACTACTCTTGAAAATAAGGTTTCAAATCAGATAAAAATTTCTATCAAAGGCAGCACTACAGTGGCTCCGGTTATGGAAAAGTTAATTTCAAGGTTTGAAAAAAAGAATAATTTATATGTTTTTCATATAGAAGCTTCCGGAAGCCAGTCTGGAATAGAAACGTTAAAAACGCAAGATGCAGACATAGCCATGACTTCAGCAATAATGAATGAAAATCATAAATATGATTTTCATAAAAGAAAGCTTGATTTCGTTGAACTATATCTTGGTGGTGATGCACTTGCTATTATTGTAAATGTAAATAATAAAGTTAGGGGCTTAACGAAAGAAATGGTAAAAGAAATTTTTACAGGAAACATTAATGAGTGGGAAGTAAGTACTGGCCTTAATAAGCAAATACGCATCTTTGGAAGAGATAGCACATCGGGTACATATCGATATTTTAAGGAACAAATACTGAACAATGAAAACTTTTCTGAAACTACAGTACACCTTAAAAACAGTAAAGATATAATTGATTCTGTTCGCAAATATCAAAATGCAATTGGGTATGTTTCATTTGCACAATTGAATTACTCAGTAGAACCACTTGATATCTCTTTTGATAAAGGGAAAACTTTCATAAAACTAAGAAATGAACACGTGGAAAATTTCCACTATAAATTTGTAAGGCCTTTATATCTGTATTATACCGCTGATACTTATATAAAATTAAAAGCCTTTATTGATTTTATAAAAAGTGAGGAAGGAAAAGAAATTATCTTTAATGAAGGGTACATTCCTGTCAGCAGTTCTCTAATTAGCGGAAAACATCATAAAGAAATTCAGTAA
- a CDS encoding phosphatase PAP2 family protein, translating into MKRIYLPFILSFLFFQTFGQQKDSVSNERLRKQHIYRVKWYIDAPIIVGGLVSNYYGVRVLKGKKGIDEATVLTLGPEDVPKFDRGATRQNPAFAETAMHMSDITLTTTVILPGLLLFDKKIRQDALRIGVIYLTTISLMSNCYSWGVGRINRYRPYVYNPNESIERRTRNGSKNSFYGGHAAAAATCSFFAAKVFADYHKGSKLVPVLYGLAVIPPVLTAYFRYKAGMHFPSDLIVGTIAGAAIGIVVPELHKPRKKNKNMSFDPVIGPYQGFSMTYKF; encoded by the coding sequence ATGAAAAGAATTTATCTGCCTTTTATTCTTTCTTTTTTGTTTTTTCAGACTTTTGGTCAGCAAAAGGACTCTGTTTCAAATGAAAGATTAAGAAAACAGCATATATATAGAGTAAAATGGTATATTGATGCCCCCATAATAGTCGGAGGTTTAGTCTCTAATTATTATGGTGTTCGTGTATTAAAAGGGAAAAAAGGAATTGATGAAGCAACTGTTCTTACCTTAGGCCCTGAGGATGTTCCAAAATTTGACCGGGGAGCTACAAGGCAAAATCCAGCATTTGCAGAAACTGCCATGCACATGTCAGATATAACTCTTACAACCACTGTTATTTTGCCCGGATTATTATTATTTGACAAAAAAATCAGGCAGGATGCTTTAAGAATCGGAGTTATTTACCTGACTACCATTTCGCTTATGTCCAACTGTTATTCATGGGGAGTAGGCCGGATTAACAGATACCGCCCATATGTTTATAATCCAAATGAAAGCATTGAAAGACGAACCCGAAACGGATCCAAAAATTCATTCTATGGAGGCCATGCTGCTGCTGCTGCCACATGTTCTTTTTTTGCTGCAAAGGTATTTGCTGATTATCACAAAGGATCCAAACTTGTACCGGTTTTATACGGTCTGGCAGTTATTCCTCCTGTTTTAACTGCCTATTTCAGATATAAAGCCGGGATGCATTTTCCCTCTGATCTAATAGTAGGAACTATAGCTGGCGCTGCAATTGGAATTGTAGTTCCAGAACTTCACAAACCTCGTAAAAAGAATAAAAACATGTCATTTGATCCTGTTATTGGCCCTTATCAGGGATTTTCAATGACTTATAAATTCTGA
- a CDS encoding endonuclease/exonuclease/phosphatase family protein, whose translation MKWVGMLFFLLSFFYFSTLLRINNINETTDTNCDFNVLSYNVSGYNISHELGFKENLARVISEKNTDFVCLQEFFPEKGPFLEALYPYQVVFAKKNVVGVTIFSKYPIIRNGLVFEGRSDFNKGIYADVLIKGKLLRIVSVHFESNNLKKGNPFFPLKKVLRNAYWLKETSEIRSTQVKKLIAFIDSTSFPLIVAGDFNETPYSYVYQKMKKKLNNGFEEKGNGFGFTFLPNKAFLRIDHQFFEPRKLSIKNFQTFDSIQISDHVPVQGCYKFSDQH comes from the coding sequence ATGAAATGGGTTGGAATGTTATTTTTCCTTCTCTCATTTTTTTATTTTTCTACTCTTTTAAGAATAAACAACATAAATGAAACCACAGATACTAATTGTGATTTTAATGTTCTTTCATACAATGTAAGCGGATATAATATTTCTCATGAACTGGGATTTAAAGAAAATTTGGCAAGAGTTATTTCTGAAAAAAATACAGATTTCGTTTGCTTACAGGAGTTCTTTCCTGAAAAGGGGCCCTTTCTTGAAGCGCTATATCCTTATCAGGTTGTTTTCGCCAAAAAAAATGTAGTTGGAGTAACAATTTTCTCTAAATACCCGATTATTCGCAATGGATTGGTATTTGAAGGCAGAAGCGATTTTAACAAGGGCATTTATGCTGATGTACTTATAAAGGGTAAGTTACTAAGAATTGTCAGTGTTCATTTTGAATCCAACAATCTGAAAAAGGGAAATCCATTCTTTCCGCTAAAAAAAGTGCTGAGAAATGCTTATTGGCTAAAGGAAACGAGCGAAATCAGAAGCACTCAGGTTAAAAAACTAATTGCTTTCATCGATTCTACTTCCTTTCCATTGATTGTTGCTGGTGATTTCAATGAAACTCCATATAGCTATGTTTACCAAAAAATGAAAAAAAAGCTGAACAATGGATTTGAAGAAAAAGGTAATGGCTTTGGATTTACATTTTTACCGAATAAAGCTTTTTTAAGAATCGATCATCAGTTCTTTGAGCCAAGGAAATTATCGATAAAAAACTTTCAGACATTTGATTCGATACAAATTTCAGATCATGTTCCTGTTCAGGGATGCTACAAATTCTCTGATCAGCATTAA
- a CDS encoding phosphatase PAP2 family protein — translation MKKKKWYQRNSVKYFAAPAILVGYGVSVSGKHGFYSSIDTKKDIHHLFPDFSTDADDYIKYVPYGQYVLLKLLGTSSQHDFLNVALLIIKSNIIASAMVFPLKNIVGRERPDRSDFMSFPSGHTADAFVAAAILHQEFKDVSPWIGVSGYVVAASVGVCRMLNNKHWQSDVLAGAGIGILSVHLAYLTHLNRFHLPKKLTISPIVNFHAKGIGIKYSF, via the coding sequence TTGAAGAAAAAAAAGTGGTATCAGAGAAATTCAGTAAAATATTTTGCCGCACCTGCAATTTTAGTTGGTTATGGAGTTTCTGTATCAGGGAAGCATGGTTTTTACAGCAGTATCGATACAAAAAAAGATATTCATCATTTATTTCCTGATTTTTCTACAGATGCAGACGATTATATAAAATATGTTCCCTATGGTCAATATGTATTGTTAAAGTTGCTGGGAACGTCTTCCCAGCATGATTTTCTCAATGTAGCGCTGCTTATTATTAAGTCAAATATCATTGCTTCTGCTATGGTTTTTCCTTTAAAAAATATAGTAGGCAGAGAGCGGCCTGACAGGTCAGATTTTATGTCTTTTCCTTCGGGGCATACTGCTGATGCATTTGTTGCAGCGGCTATTTTGCATCAGGAATTTAAAGATGTAAGCCCCTGGATAGGTGTATCTGGATATGTTGTTGCAGCCTCTGTGGGAGTATGCAGAATGCTAAATAATAAACACTGGCAATCGGATGTTTTGGCTGGAGCGGGAATTGGCATTTTATCCGTTCATCTTGCTTATCTCACACATCTCAATCGTTTTCATTTACCCAAAAAACTTACAATTTCACCTATAGTAAATTTTCATGCAAAAGGGATTGGTATTAAATATAGCTTTTAA
- a CDS encoding lipocalin family protein: METEINWRSVIGGAVAGAILGYLMRRRPAPIKVERKIDLNRYQGRWYEIAAIPSKFEKGCINVTSEYSLQKDGTFNIVNECRVIESGNLKKSFGKAILKDPVTNSKFKLKFRGPFKRDYQILSVGNEYEYALAGDQSRKRLWILSRKPVLSKNIVDQLIDKAKNEGFDIGKIVFIKHNHLNEPCN; encoded by the coding sequence ATGGAAACGGAAATCAATTGGAGATCGGTAATAGGTGGGGCAGTGGCCGGGGCAATTTTAGGATATCTTATGAGAAGAAGACCTGCTCCGATTAAGGTAGAGCGAAAAATAGATCTGAATAGATATCAAGGTAGATGGTATGAAATTGCTGCAATACCTTCAAAGTTTGAAAAGGGATGTATTAATGTAACTTCTGAGTATTCATTGCAAAAAGATGGAACATTTAACATTGTGAATGAATGCAGGGTCATTGAATCGGGGAATCTGAAAAAATCATTTGGTAAAGCTATATTGAAGGATCCTGTAACAAATTCAAAGTTTAAATTAAAATTCAGAGGCCCATTTAAAAGAGATTACCAAATCCTTTCTGTAGGAAATGAGTATGAATATGCATTAGCCGGAGATCAGTCCAGAAAAAGACTTTGGATATTGTCCAGGAAGCCGGTATTGTCAAAAAATATTGTTGATCAATTAATAGATAAAGCAAAAAACGAAGGATTTGATATTGGAAAGATTGTTTTTATTAAACACAACCATTTGAATGAGCCTTGTAATTAA
- a CDS encoding START domain-containing protein — MIKLTFSLLFLNILLAFTSVGGDWELKKEQEGIKIYTGDKDAGIKKIKIETSINYSAAKVLEILKDKEKYTNWVYKCSEAKLLKKVNENEYYHYQMTSAPWPIQDRDMIVHLKIAENPNGEYILTGKGIPDYLPERSGRVRIKHYQTLWKITPITDNSCQVIYEMRVDPSGAIPAWLYNLGSTEGPLITAQNLKKEVEKRFH, encoded by the coding sequence GTGATTAAACTAACATTTTCTCTGCTGTTCTTAAATATACTTTTAGCCTTTACATCTGTAGGGGGTGATTGGGAATTAAAAAAGGAGCAGGAAGGAATTAAAATTTATACCGGAGATAAAGATGCGGGTATCAAAAAAATTAAAATAGAAACCAGCATCAATTATTCTGCAGCTAAAGTGCTTGAAATACTTAAAGATAAGGAAAAATATACAAATTGGGTTTATAAATGCAGTGAAGCAAAGTTGTTGAAAAAGGTTAATGAAAACGAATATTACCATTATCAGATGACGAGTGCACCATGGCCAATACAAGACCGTGATATGATTGTGCACCTTAAAATTGCAGAAAATCCCAATGGAGAATACATTTTAACTGGTAAAGGAATTCCGGATTACCTGCCTGAAAGAAGTGGAAGAGTCAGAATTAAACATTACCAGACACTTTGGAAAATAACACCGATTACAGATAATTCATGTCAGGTAATTTACGAAATGAGAGTTGATCCTTCCGGAGCAATTCCAGCATGGCTCTATAATCTTGGGTCAACAGAAGGTCCGCTTATAACAGCTCAAAATTTGAAAAAAGAAGTAGAGAAAAGATTCCATTAA
- a CDS encoding TIGR00266 family protein has protein sequence MKSNHEIDYKIYGEEMQFVEIELDPQETVVAESGSFMMMEEGIRMETIFGDGSQQQGGFLGKIFTAGKRLLTGESLFMTAFTNGGAGKKHVSFASPYPGKIIPMNLLELNGRLICQKDSFLCAAKGVSIGIEFQKKLGTGLFGGEGFIMQKLEGDGFAFVHAGGMVTEKTLQPGEVLKVDTGCIVAFTNGVDYDIEFVGGIKNSLFGGEGLFFATLRGPGKVWVQSLPISRLASRMMAYGIGQRKEEGSILGGLGNLIDGD, from the coding sequence ATGAAAAGCAATCACGAAATAGATTACAAAATTTATGGTGAGGAAATGCAGTTTGTAGAAATCGAACTGGATCCTCAGGAAACTGTAGTTGCTGAATCCGGCAGCTTTATGATGATGGAAGAAGGGATAAGAATGGAAACTATTTTTGGTGACGGATCACAGCAACAGGGAGGATTTCTGGGGAAAATATTTACTGCAGGAAAAAGACTTCTGACTGGAGAGAGCTTGTTTATGACTGCTTTCACTAACGGAGGGGCTGGTAAAAAACATGTAAGTTTTGCATCTCCTTATCCAGGGAAAATTATACCTATGAACCTTCTGGAACTGAATGGCAGATTAATTTGTCAGAAAGATTCCTTTTTATGTGCTGCGAAAGGGGTATCAATTGGAATTGAGTTTCAGAAAAAACTTGGTACAGGACTTTTTGGGGGAGAAGGGTTCATTATGCAAAAGCTGGAAGGTGATGGATTTGCTTTTGTACATGCAGGTGGGATGGTTACTGAAAAAACACTCCAGCCAGGTGAAGTACTTAAGGTAGATACGGGCTGTATCGTTGCATTCACAAATGGAGTAGATTATGATATCGAATTTGTAGGAGGAATAAAAAATTCACTTTTTGGTGGTGAGGGGTTATTTTTCGCAACCCTTAGAGGACCTGGAAAAGTTTGGGTACAATCTTTACCTATAAGCCGACTTGCTTCCAGAATGATGGCATATGGCATTGGACAACGCAAGGAAGAAGGTAGTATCCTTGGTGGATTGGGTAATCTTATTGATGGAGATTAG